The following coding sequences lie in one Drosophila sulfurigaster albostrigata strain 15112-1811.04 chromosome 2R, ASM2355843v2, whole genome shotgun sequence genomic window:
- the LOC133839574 gene encoding uncharacterized protein LOC133839574, with protein sequence MRLIRSRFWISKLKVLVKSTMNSCKVCVIYKKRLQTQMMGDLPKERASYSRPSTHTGVDFAGPFEIKYYTGRACLITIGYVCVFVCFSTKAIHLEATSDLTTEKFLAAFSRFIARRGCPYQMYSDNGKTFVGADKVISNDFLEATRECIIAQHAHKSLSWHFNPPGAPLMGGLWEAGVKSFKALFYKATSTSKYTFEELSTLLARIEACLNSRPISPMSEDLLALTPGHFLIGGPLISVLEPPINQPATSILNRWQRLKALHQQFCFRWKDEYLKELHKRTKWQSPTRDLRIGDIVVIKEDNLPSNEWRLGRVLTTCPGTDAKVRVVDVLTARGTIRRPVAKLILLPMDSKTDPSTSEGLKDE encoded by the coding sequence ATGCGGCTGATCCGTTCCAGATTCTGGATTTCAAAATTGAAGGTCCTCGTCAAATCCACCATGAACTCTTGCAAGGTTTGCGTCATCTACAAGAAGAGATTGCAGACCCAAATGATGGGGGACTTGCCCAAGGAAAGGGCGTCCTACTCGAGACCTTCCACGCACACTGGAGTCGACTTCGCCGGCCCATTTGAAATAAAGTATTACACTGGCCGAGCTTGCCTCATCACCATAGGGTATGTCTGCGTCTTCGTGTGCTTCAGCACGAAGGCGATCCACTTGGAGGCAACATCGGATCTCACGACGGAGAAATTCCTGGCCGCATTCTCCCGTTTCATCGCACGGCGCGGGTGTCCATACCAGATGTATTCGGACAACGGAAAAACCTTCGTTGGAGCTGACAAGGTGATCTCCAACGACTTCTTGGAAGCGACGAGGGAGTGCATCATCGCACAACATGCCCACAAGAGCCTATCCTGGCACTTCAACCCGCCGGGCGCCCCGCTTATGGGTGGATTATGGGAAGCCGGCGTAAAGAGTTTTAAGGCACTTTTTTACAAGGCGACATCCACCTCGAAATATACGTTCGAAGAGTTGTCCACTCTTCTCGCTAGGATCGAAGCCTGCCTGAACTCGAGGCCGATTTCCCCTATGTCCGAGGATTTACTAGCGCTCACTCCTGGCCATTTCCTCATAGGTGGCCCTCTTATTTCGGTGTTGGAACCCCCAATTAACCAACCGGCCACCTCCATCCTCAATCGATGGCAGCGACTGAAGGCTCTtcaccaacaattttgtttccgtTGGAAAGATGAGTACCTGAAGGAGCTGCACAAACGGACGAAATGGCAATCCCCTACACGGGACCTTCGGATCGGTGACATAGTCGTCATAAAGGAAGACAACCTCCCCTCGAACGAGTGGCGCCTGGGACGGGTGCTGACGACGTGTCCAGGCACCGACGCCAAGGTCCGAGTGGTAGATGTGCTCACGGCGCGGGGTACCATCCGAAGACCCGTTGCCAAACTTATTCTACTCCCGATGGACAGCAAGACTGACCCCTCCACGTCAGAAGGACTGAAGGACGAATAA